Within Chthoniobacterales bacterium, the genomic segment AAATGGTCTGCCGTTCTGCACGCCGGCTGGGGCGCGACTTTTTCCGCCGGGCTTTGGTTTAATGTCACCAATGCCGCATGGCTGGCGAAAGGCCACGGCCTGACTTTTCTCATCTCCGCCATTTCAGGGCCTGCCACGGCGGGCACCTTCTTCATCATTCTGCGGTTGAGTGAGATCATTGGCACTTTTGGAGCCATTTCCTGCGATGTGACTCTGGGCGGCATGGCTGGAGGAGATATCGCGAGACGGCGCAGCGTTTTTTCACTCGGTTATTCCTACGCGACGATCCTGTGCCTGGTCCTGGCTGCGGGCATTGGGTTTCTAACACCGGCATTTTGGATTTTGTGGCTGAATGCCGCTGCTCCAGTGGGCTGGGCAACGGGCTGGCTGGCGGCCCTGCTGGGCCTCGCCTCGGGGTTGAATCGCATCATCGTCTACGCCGCCATGGCCTTGGGCATCGTGCGAGCGGCAGCCATCTGGACTCTGCTAGAGGCTGGCTTTGCGATGCTGGGAGTCATGCTCGTGCAGCGTTCGGCGGGATTGGGAGCCACGCTTTTGCTAACTTCGCTGGCCAGCCTCGTTCTGGTTCCCGTGGCCTTGCAAATTAGCCGCGCACTCGACCAACCATTCTGGACGACCTGGCAGCCCCGGCTGCATTTGCCTAGATAAGCGTCTGCTCACCCTGCCGCGCGTATTCCTGTACGTAACTGAACTCCGTTGCGGCTGTCCTGCGCAGCACGAGGATGGGCGTATGGCAGGCGCTTTTCCAGAGATTGGAAAACACGTTTCCAAGGAATTTCGGGGGAAATGGGTAGAAGCCCACGCCCCGGACCTCGACCAGCTCAAACAAACCACCGGCCACGGAGAAAATGATGAATTCCTTCAAAGTAAAACTCCGCACATGCGGGCCAAACACTCGAATGCAAGTCGGCTGCATCCCCAGCAATAGGAGCAGGCGATTGTGCAGACTCGCCAAGTTTGGCACGGAGAATAGAAAAATTCCACCCGGCTTCATAGTGCGGGCAATCTCGTCCATCGGCTTGAACACATCCTTCAAATGCTCAAAGACCTGATTGCACACCGCCACATCCACCGAGGCTGTCGCCAATGGAAAAGGGATGAGTTCAATATTGCCCAGATGAACGTCCACACCGTTCTTCTGCGCTAGTGCCGCCTGCTCGGGAAAACCTTCTAGTCCCAGCACCCGGACAGCCTGCACCACACCCGCATATTTCATCGTGTGGACACCGTCCCAGCAGCCAATATCCAGCAAAGTGCCACCCTTGGGACCGTGCTTTTCGAGGAGTTCAAGCAAGGCCTCCTGCAAGCCGAGATGGATTCTGGAGCAGGAAAAATAGGCGAGCTTTTCCAGACGGGGTGAATTGCGGATGTCTTGAGCCATATTGCCGTGCTAACTACAGTTCTGAATCCGCCCGAGAACGGTGGTGCGGAAGTCATCTCCCTTGAGGAAGAGTAGATTGGCGGCCTCATCCTCTGTTTTCAAGGCTAGCAACTTGGGTTCATCCAGAGGGCACAGGACATTTTTGATCGTATCAATTTCATATCCTGCAAAACCGGAAGCCGCAAAAGCGGTGAGTATCTGCTGTGGATCAGTCCCGGCGCGCCGAAGGGCATACGGCCAGAATTCCATCATCATGGCGCCCTCTGGCATGTTTTGCAAAGTAGTGGCCATCCCCGCGACGGCCAGTCCTTCCGCTCCCTGAATGTCCATTTTCAACACCTTGGGCACTCGCCCGCCAAGATATTCGTCGAGGGGAACCGCCGTTATTTCGATGCTCTCGCGCGCTTCCTCGCCAGGCTGCAGGCGGTGATCGCCCATATTGTCTTTGGAGAGGTAGAGGTGAAATGTGGAGGAGCGGTCGGCCAGTGCTTTTTCTTCCAACAGCACGTTGTTGAAACCATTGAGCTGCAGCATTTCCGAAAGATGTCCGGCATTGCGCGGCTCGGGTTCAAAGGCAATCACACTCCCAGAAACGCCAGCCTGTCTCGCGGCAATGGCCGTGAAAATACCGATATTGGCACCAATGTCGATCACCAGGTCCCCGGGACCGATGAGCAGGGAGAAAATTCTGCGTTCGCATTTTTCATAAAGACCGAGAAACAAGGTGCCGGCCATAATGTAATCTTGAGGGTTGAACACATAACGAATGCCACCGACTTGGAAGCGTTTTGGAACGAGCAGCATGACCAAGCGGCGTATAATGGCCGAGATCCAAGGCGGTTTCGGCATGATGGCGACCCGATGGAAACTCTCCTTCAAGATTTTTAGCATGAGTATCAATGCCGCAATCCAACTGGTGAAATCAATAAGTTATAGTTGATCGGAGCGAGGGACCGCTGCAAGGGAAGTGGCTGCATCCACGGATTCGAGGCTGGTGGTTTGGAAATAATCACTTCTCCGGGGCAAGCGTCCGTAAACTTCGTAGTCATTGTCGTAGTCGGATTCGTCTGCCCAAATCGCGCTGACTCCCGATCGAAGCGGAGCTTTGCGCTGGGGATGTGTGGGCCCAAAAAAAACCGTCATCGGTGTAGCCGTGGTGCCCGCTAGATGCATGGCGCCGCTATCAGTCACATAAATGTGACGCGCATTCCGCATCACTTGCACACTGCCAGCCAGATTTAATTTGCCGGCTAGATTAATGATATCGGAAGGTAGATCGAGGGAGCGATACCAAGCATGATCGCCAGCATCGCCCAGCAACACGACCGGCCCTTTGCCTCGCAAGATATCTACAAGCTGAATAAAAAGTCGGGCGGGCAACATGCGAATCGCGCTGCTTTCACGCAGGTTATTTCCTCCGCTGTTAATGCAAGCCACGTAGTCCGACGGCAGGGCTTGAGAAGGATCAGGCTCCACCGGAGTTGGGGAGAAATCCATGGACACGTCGAGCCGATCCACGGGGGTCAGCGTTTCAAGCAGATCGAGGTAGTAGTGGATTTCATGCCGGATCGGGCCATAGGGCACGCCTTGGGTCAGCAAGACGCGGCAGATGCCGTCTCGCCAAAAACCCACTCGCCGCGGGATGCCGGCCAGAAAAGCCGTGACGGCGAAACTCCAATGCTTGTCGAGGACAAAGACCAGGTCAAAGCCTCGCATTCCTTTGGTCAACGCCAGTAAACCGGTCCATTTTTTCTCTGTGAAAATGGCGGGGTCAAAGGTTTGGATTTTGTCCAGATAGGGATTGTTGACGAGGACAGCATCGAACCCACGAGCCACCCAAAACTCGATCTGCGCCTGAGGAAAGACCCGCCGGGTTTGCCGCAGGAGAGGCGTTGTCATCAGCACATCGCCCATCGCTCCAAACTTGAAAAAAAGAATTTTCCCGGGAGTTGTCATGGCATCAATAACAACACGGATGCGTCTGGGGTGACCAATCTTTCCGCCAAGGGCGGCCCTAGACCTCGGCGAATCGTGCCTGCGAATTCGCTGGCGATAGAATAGCTCGCAATTTTCCCCATACCTCCTCAACTCCGATGGTGTCCATGCCAGGCCGCTTCCAAGCATCCGACGGGTATTCGAAACCTAGATTTAAATATCCACCGTCTGGCGGAGCAACTTCACAAATGGCTGTGACTGGTCCTACTGGTCCCCAGCGATGCGCATTGGTCGGCCCATGCAGCCCCACGGTTGGCACGCCGAGGGCGGCGGCCAGATGCATGACTCCCGTGTTGACTGAGACGACAGCCGCCGCATTTTCCAGGCAGTCCAATGTTTCCCGCATTGGGCAGCCTGCCAGATTGCGCACCATTTCAGGGAATTTCTGCGCGGCCATCCAGCGTTCGTTTTCCGCAAAATCCTGACGTCCGCCCGTCAGCGTCACTTCATATCCAGCCTCCAAGCATCGTCTCGCCAACTCTACCCAAGCATTTTCTGGCCAGCGCTTCAACGCCACATGTGTCACCCCACTCGGCCAAAGGTGAAAGATAATCTGCCGGCGCTGTGTCTGAGGGCGGCCGAGCGGTTCCATGTGCGGAGTTGAGTTGGATGTAACTCCGAGCGGATGCAAGAGTGAGCGGAAATTTTCGAGCTCATGCCGGTCATTTCGATGCGGCACGGCAACATCATAGAGCGCATGCTGGTATTGCCCCGGCGTTTCGAAACCGATGGTCAGGCGCGCATTTCCCAGCCCGGCCACCAACGCCTCGCAACGGCTCCATTGGCCACAGTTAATGATGATGTCCGCTTTCAAATTCCTGAGCTTGCGGATGATCTCCCATGGACGTGTAAAGTTTCCGGGCAGCAGTGTGTCTATGTCTCTCATCTCCGCCGCGAGACTGGCGATGCTGCCTCCTCCACACATCACGATATCCGCCTGGGGGTATGCCAGCCGCAAGTCCCGCAAAACTCCGGTCAGCAGAACGAGGTCGCCCATTCCATCGGCCTTGATTAAAACAATTCTGCGGATGGTCTCTGGCAAATCGCCACGGCGTCGGACAAAAGACAGAAGCCGCAGCAGCGGGATTCCCACGGCATAATCCAACTGGCGCAACCATCGGGAGCCAGCTTTGCGACCGTTTTTCACACTCGCGGATTCTGCCATGACATCATCGTCTCAGGAGAGACCACCAGCCCGCTGCGGATGTCTGGAAAGGCCCAGGATTCCCATGAAAAAGCTCGAGAAAAATATCTGCGTGCCGGTGGTTAAAAGCGTCACGGCCGGGATGACCTGGCGCAAGCTTTCCGGATAGGAAAGCGCTCCGTAGCCGACCGACCGCCATTGCATGAGCGCGTGGACCAGCCAGGCGAAACCCATCACGCCCATGGCGATGCCGGAGAGGAGGCCGCTTTCGAGGGAGACTTTTTTGACAATAGTTTTCAGACGTTGGCTTGGCGGCATCAGGCCCTGAGTCACCGCAAAGACGCGGGCAAAGATCGCGAACAAGCTGAGTTGCAGTCCTATCACCACGGCCATGGCGCAGACGAGCAGTGTGTTGGTGTCGAAGCCGGCGGGTCCGATTTTTATCGGGCCAAAGAGGAGTCGCAATCCGGCTAGAAAACCGCCGCCGGTCAAAGCCGCGCCGGGCACCAGAAACAGCCAGAGCGGACAGAAAAGCAGCATAAAACGCAAGTGCCGCCAGCCATCTCGCCAGCTCCGCAGATGCGGCGGGCGGGAGCGTCCATCTTTGTGCAGCGTGATCGGCACCTCGGTGATTTTGAGGCCTTGCAGGGTGGATTTGATGACCATTTCGGAGGCGAATTCCATGCCCGCGGTGCAGAGCGCCATTTTCTCGTAACCTCTTTTAGAAAAGCCTCGCAGACCACAATGGAAGTCGTTTACCGCACTTTTGAAGAAAAGTTTTCCAATAAATGAGAGCACCGGGTTGCCAATCCAGCGGTGTTTCCACGGCATCGCTCCTTTTTCAATGGTCCCCTTTCCGCGCGGCATGCGGCAGCCCATGACGAGTTCGTAGCCTTCGCTGAGGGCGTTGATGAATGGCGCGATCTTGGAAAAATCGTAGCTGTCGTCCGAGTCGCCCATGATGATCCACTGACCTTCGGCGGCTTCGATGCCGGCGCGCAGGGCGTTGCCGTAGCCCTTGGCTTCGACGGCTATCACCCGGGCTCCAGCGGCGATGGCGAGAGCTTGGGAGCCGTCGGTGCTGCCATTGTCAGCGATCACGACTTCGCCGCTGACGCCTAATTCTTCAAAACTCCGCCGCGCTTTG encodes:
- a CDS encoding FkbM family methyltransferase, which codes for MLKILKESFHRVAIMPKPPWISAIIRRLVMLLVPKRFQVGGIRYVFNPQDYIMAGTLFLGLYEKCERRIFSLLIGPGDLVIDIGANIGIFTAIAARQAGVSGSVIAFEPEPRNAGHLSEMLQLNGFNNVLLEEKALADRSSTFHLYLSKDNMGDHRLQPGEEARESIEITAVPLDEYLGGRVPKVLKMDIQGAEGLAVAGMATTLQNMPEGAMMMEFWPYALRRAGTDPQQILTAFAASGFAGYEIDTIKNVLCPLDEPKLLALKTEDEAANLLFLKGDDFRTTVLGRIQNCS
- a CDS encoding glycosyltransferase family 9 protein translates to MTTPGKILFFKFGAMGDVLMTTPLLRQTRRVFPQAQIEFWVARGFDAVLVNNPYLDKIQTFDPAIFTEKKWTGLLALTKGMRGFDLVFVLDKHWSFAVTAFLAGIPRRVGFWRDGICRVLLTQGVPYGPIRHEIHYYLDLLETLTPVDRLDVSMDFSPTPVEPDPSQALPSDYVACINSGGNNLRESSAIRMLPARLFIQLVDILRGKGPVVLLGDAGDHAWYRSLDLPSDIINLAGKLNLAGSVQVMRNARHIYVTDSGAMHLAGTTATPMTVFFGPTHPQRKAPLRSGVSAIWADESDYDNDYEVYGRLPRRSDYFQTTSLESVDAATSLAAVPRSDQL
- a CDS encoding glycosyltransferase family 9 protein, which gives rise to MKNGRKAGSRWLRQLDYAVGIPLLRLLSFVRRRGDLPETIRRIVLIKADGMGDLVLLTGVLRDLRLAYPQADIVMCGGGSIASLAAEMRDIDTLLPGNFTRPWEIIRKLRNLKADIIINCGQWSRCEALVAGLGNARLTIGFETPGQYQHALYDVAVPHRNDRHELENFRSLLHPLGVTSNSTPHMEPLGRPQTQRRQIIFHLWPSGVTHVALKRWPENAWVELARRCLEAGYEVTLTGGRQDFAENERWMAAQKFPEMVRNLAGCPMRETLDCLENAAAVVSVNTGVMHLAAALGVPTVGLHGPTNAHRWGPVGPVTAICEVAPPDGGYLNLGFEYPSDAWKRPGMDTIGVEEVWGKLRAILSPANSQARFAEV
- a CDS encoding class I SAM-dependent methyltransferase, with amino-acid sequence MAQDIRNSPRLEKLAYFSCSRIHLGLQEALLELLEKHGPKGGTLLDIGCWDGVHTMKYAGVVQAVRVLGLEGFPEQAALAQKNGVDVHLGNIELIPFPLATASVDVAVCNQVFEHLKDVFKPMDEIARTMKPGGIFLFSVPNLASLHNRLLLLLGMQPTCIRVFGPHVRSFTLKEFIIFSVAGGLFELVEVRGVGFYPFPPKFLGNVFSNLWKSACHTPILVLRRTAATEFSYVQEYARQGEQTLI
- a CDS encoding glycosyltransferase family 2 protein, which translates into the protein MDFTASSPELQFTETEKASAVTLSVIMPCLNEAETLVSCIRKARRSFEELGVSGEVVIADNGSTDGSQALAIAAGARVIAVEAKGYGNALRAGIEAAEGQWIIMGDSDDSYDFSKIAPFINALSEGYELVMGCRMPRGKGTIEKGAMPWKHRWIGNPVLSFIGKLFFKSAVNDFHCGLRGFSKRGYEKMALCTAGMEFASEMVIKSTLQGLKITEVPITLHKDGRSRPPHLRSWRDGWRHLRFMLLFCPLWLFLVPGAALTGGGFLAGLRLLFGPIKIGPAGFDTNTLLVCAMAVVIGLQLSLFAIFARVFAVTQGLMPPSQRLKTIVKKVSLESGLLSGIAMGVMGFAWLVHALMQWRSVGYGALSYPESLRQVIPAVTLLTTGTQIFFSSFFMGILGLSRHPQRAGGLS